In the Pseudanabaena sp. BC1403 genome, TTTCTAAACCTTTCGATCTGCAATTTGTCATTATTTCAACGGTAATCGTGAGCAATCGTAAATTTAGTTGAATTATCGATATATTTGATGATCGCAAGACTTAAGATCTTATGCATACAAACATTTTGTATAGCGAGTTTTGCTTACCTATGGCAAGTCTAAACTCGTTCTAGCCTTCTCAGGAATGGAGAAAAGATCATGGCGATCGCATCAATCAATCCTGTAACGGGAGAAGTATTAAAGACTTTCGAGCCTTTGACGGATCAAGAACTTGATCATAAATTGGCACTTGCTGATCGCGCCTTTGCTACCTATAAACATAGTAGTTTTTGCGATCGCGCCCAATGGATGAACCAAGCTGCCGATATTCTGGAGGCGAAAAAAACAGAATTCGGGATTATCATGACCATCGAAATGGGGAAAACACTGAAAAGTGCGATCGCGGAAATCGAAAAATGCGCTAATCTCTGTCGTTTTTATGCCGAACATGCGTCCCAATTTTTAGCGGACACAATCGCGCAAACCGATGCTAGTCGCACCCTAATTCGATATCAACCTATGGGAATTATTTTGGCGGTGATGCCTTGGAACTTTCCCTTTTGGCAAGTATTTCGCTTTGCTGTGCCTTGCTTGATGGCAGGAAATGTAGGACTGCTCAAACATGCTTCTAATGTGCCGCAATGTGCCTTAGCGATCGCGGAAATCTTCCACGCGGCAGGTGTGCCTGAAGGAGCATTTCAAACTTTGCTGATTGGGGCAGATCGCGTGGCAAATTTAGTAGCGGATAGTCGCGTCAAAGCAGCCACATTAACTGGCAGTGAACCTGCGGGACAAAGTCTAGCTGCGATCGCAGGGCATCATCTCAAAAAGGTTGTTTTGGAACTAGGGGGAAGCGATCCGTTTATTGTTCTGAAAAGTGCAGATTTGGATTTGGCGGTAAGCACCGCAGTAATAGCACGGGTAATGAACAATGGACAGACCTGTATTGCTGCGAAACGATTTATTGTCGAAGAAGCGATCGCCGATCAATTTATTGCTAAATTTGTGGAGAAATTCAAAGCTCTAAAAGTAGGCGATCCAATGCAACCTGAAACTGACGTGGGGCCACTTGCTACACCACAAATTTTAAATGAACTAGATTTGCAGGTGAAAGCCACTGTGGATTTAGGTGCAAAGGTGTTAGTTGGTGGTTATCGCCTGAAAGAGAAAGGTAATTTCTACGCGCCGACAATTTTGACCAATATTCCCTTGGGTGCGCCGCCCTATCAAGAAGAATTTTTTGGTCCTGTCGCGTCCGTGTTTCGGGTGAAAAATATTGATGAGGCGATCGCCCTTGCTAATAGCACTAGCTTTGGTTTAGGGGCAAGCTTTTGGAGTAATGACCATCAGGAAATAGAGACTGCGATCGAACAAATCGAGGCGGGTGCAGTCTTTGTTAATAGTATGGTCAAGTCCGATCCGCGTGTTCCTTTTGGGGGCATCAAGCGATCGGGTTTTGGTCGTGAGCTAGGGCTAGAAGGTATTCGCGAATTTGTGAATATTAAAACTATTTGGATTAAATAAACCCTGTTTGGATTCACACGCTTTGCGTGCAACTCCAAACTTAATTTGTGAGGAAGCTATGAACACCGCAGAATTATTAGTCAAATGTTTGGAAAATGAGGGCGTGGAATATATCTTTGGACTTCCTGGGGAAGAGAATATGGCAGTTCTTAATGCCCTTGAAAACTCATCGATTAAATTCATCACTACTCGCCATGAGCAGGGTGCAGCCTTTATGGCAGATGTCTATGGAAGACTGACTGGCAAACCAGGAGTATGTCTATCGACTCTAGGGCCCGGAGCCACCAATTTGATGACGGGAGTTGCTGATGCCAATTTAGATTGTGCGCCATTAATCGCGATCACAGGGCAAGTGGGAACAGACCGTATGCATACTAATTCCCATCAATACCTCGATCTGGTTGCCATGTTTGAGCCTGTAACTAAATGGAATGCACAAATTGTCCGCCCTAGTATCACACCTGAAATTGTTCGTAAAGCCTTTAAACTGGCTAAATCTGAGAAACCAGGAGCAGTGCATATTGATTTACCCGAAAATATTGCCGATATGGAAGTGACGGGTCAGCCCTTATTGATTAAAGGCGATCGCAATTCGATGTATGCATCCTATCGCAGCCTATCGGAAGCAGCTCTGTTGATTGCTCAAGCAAAAAACCCTTTGATTTTGGTGGGAAATGGTGCGATTCGTTCCCAAGCTAGTCAAGCTTTGACCGACTTTGCAACTCGCTTAAATATTCCTGTGGCAAATACCTTTATGGGTAAGGGTGTCATTCCCTATCGCCATCCTCTGGCGCTCTGGTCAATTGGTCTACAGCAAAGAGATGTGATTAATTGTGCTTTTGATGAAACGGATTTGGTAATAGCCGTTGGCTATGACTTAATCGAATACTCACCGAAGAAATGGAATCCCAAAGGCACAATTCCGATTATTCACATTGCAGAGTTGACGGCGGAAGTTGATAGCAGCTATATGCCACAGGTAGAAATTGTGGGAGATATTTCTGATTCATTAATGGAGATTATGCACCGTTGCGATCGCACAGGAAGGCAAGATCCTCACGCGATCGCCTTGCGTCCAGAGATTCTGGCAACCTATGAGCAGTACGCCCATGATGATGGGTTTCCGATTAAGCCACAAAAGATCATCTATGATCTGCGCCAAGTCATGGCAGCCGAAGACATCGTGATATCTGATGTGGGAGCGCATAAAATGTGGATGGCACGGCATTACCATTGCGATCGCCCTAACACTTGCATTATTTCCAATGGTTTTGCAGCGATGGGGATCGCTATCCCAGGTGCGATCGCCGCAAAGCTAGTCAATCCTGAGCGCAAGATTGTCGCTGTCACAGGTGATGGCGGCTTTATGATGAATATGCAGGAGCTGGAAACTGCCACTCGCATCGGTACGCCCTTTGTGACGCTGATCTTTAATGATGGCGGTTTTGGACTGATTGAATGGAAGCAACAAATCCATTACGGTCGATCGGCTTTTATCAAATTTGGTAACCCTGATTTTGTAAAACTTGCCGAAAGTATGGGTCTTAAAGGCTATCGTGTTACTTCGGCAATGGATTTAATCCCTATTCTTAAGGAAGCTCTAGAGCAAGATGTTCCAGCCGTTATCGATTGCCCTGTTGATTACCGTGAAAACATGCTTTTTTCTCGCAAAGTCGGTGAGTTATCTTGCCCGTTATAAGCAGCTACCCCAGACACTGAATCGCCCGCTGCACAGGCAGTTCAACGTCTGGGGTTAAAAGTTCTGCGCCATTTTGAACTTTAATACAAAAATAGATTTTCAGTCAAAATCATGAATGAGATCAAGGCGATCGCAGTTTTAGAGAAGGTTTCATATATATATCCCAACGCTAAGGACACAGTATTAAAAGATATATCGCTAACGATTAAGAAAGGAGAATTTTTAGGCATAATTGGCGCGACAGGAGCGGGGAAAACTACACTATGTCTGGCACTTACGGGCATCGTTCCCCAGTTTTATGGTGGACGTTTTTTTGGCAAAATTGCGATCGCGGGTTTAGATACCCTCGAACATCCCGTTAGCGAATTAGCACGTCATGTGGGAATTGTTTTTGAAGATCCTGAGATCCAGATTACCGCAACCTCTGTCGAAAACGAAATCGCCTTTGCACTCGAAAATCTCTGCGTTCCCCTCGAAGAAATTTTGCGGCGGATTCCCATTGTTTTAAAATCAGTACGGCTCGAAGGATTTGAGAAAAAGAATCCACAAGAGATGTCGGGAGGACAAAAACAACGCTTAGCGATCGCAGCTGCGCTTGCTCTACAACCAGATTTACTAATACTCGATGAACCGACCTCACAACTCGATCCCATTGGTTCTCAAGAAGTCTTTGCTACAGTCAGGGAATTGAAAGAAGAACTGGGCGTAGCGATCGTGATGGTTTCCCATGCTGCCGAAGAAATGGCAGAATTTTGCGATCGCATTGCCTTGCTCTCGCAGGGGAAATTAATCGCAGTTGGCACTCCAGAAGAAATTTACTCGCAGGTAGATCTGCTACAACACAACAAACTGCGTCCTCCTGAAGTCGCTCAAGCTTTTAGCCAAATCCAGCAAAAGGGAATTAATATCCCCAAGATTCCTGTTACCTTGGAGGCTGGAATTAAAGCCTTAAGTGAACTGCAATCGCAAATTCAACCAATAGAGCCGCCCATATTTACCACTCCCATTCGGAGCAATAAACCGCCCGTTCTCTCAGTCCAAAACCTAAAACATACCTACGATGACGGCACTGAAGCACTCAAAAACATCTCGCTAGATATCCATGAAGGCGAATATGTGCTAATTGTCGGACAGAATGGTGCTGGAAAAAGTACCCTTGTTAAGCATTTCCTGAATTTGCTAAAACCCACATCAGGGAAAGTATTGGTTCGAGATCGCGATACCAAAGATCTATCCGTTAGCGATCTTGCTCAATCCATTGGCTATCTCGCCCAAAATCCTGACAACCAAATCTTTAATACTTCCGTTGAGAAAGAAGTTGCTTTTGCTTTGCCTTTCCTTGGTTATGCGCCCGATATCGTCAAGAAAGAAACCGAGCGCAGTCTTAAAGCCATGCAGCTATGGGAGCAGCGCCATGCTCATCCATTATCTTTACCAAAGGGAGAACGTGGTCGCATCGTTATTGCGGCGCTATTAGCCATGAATCCTGAGATCATCATTTTCGATGAACCGACTACAGGACAAGACTATCAAGGAGCTTCTTCGATTTTAGAAGTCAGTCGTCAGCTACACCGAATGGGAAAAACCGTGATTGTAATTACCCATCATTTGTACCTGATGCCAGACTATGCCGATCGCGCGATCGTTATGGGCAAAGGTACGATTTTGCTGGATGCACCCTTACGCCAAGCCTATCATCAAACTGATTTGCTAGAGTCCACCTACCTCACGCCGCCGCAATCGGTGGAGCTATCGCAAAAGCTTAGTGAAATATGCGATCGCGACTATTCTTTGATTACCCCCACAGAATTTGCTAGTTGTTTTAGTCCATCACAAATTTAGATTATGAAATTACAAACAGTTAAGTATGACTCTCTATTTAAGCGCTTAGATTTTCGCTCTAAGTTGGTGGTGATGCTTGCGGTCACAATTCTTGCTTTCCTATGGGAAAGCCCGATCGCGGGCGGGCTTTTGATGCTGAGTGTGATTGCGTCCTGCGTTCTCGCTGGAGTCAGACTCAATTATTTAGGAACTATTTTAAAAGTAATGATTCCTTTTTACATCTTTCTGATTTTGAGTATGGGATTTTTTAATGTGGAGCAAGTTAAATTACTGACGCATAAAACAGAACTCACAACCCTCTTGAGCTTGCCACAAACATGGTGGTTAGTAGGAAATGCAAAAATGAGTTTAGAAGGAACTCTCTATGGATTAAATATTGTCTTTAAGACTCTGACAATGATTTTGATCATTCCATTGGCAATTTTTACAACGGATGTAAATCAAATGACGGTAGGTATGGTACGCGCCAAAATTCCTTATAAAGTGGTGTTTATCTTTTCATCAACCTTGCGATTTGTGCCACTTTTACTAGAGGAAGTTCAATCAATCATTGAGTCACAGCGCTTACGCGGCTTAAATTTTGAGAAAATGGGATGGCTAAAAAAAGCAAGGGTTTATGCCAAGGTTGCCGTACCTTTAATTCTCAATTCACTCTCGAAATCACAAAAATTAGAAATAGTTTTGCAATCAAAAGGGTTTTCAGGTAGTTCTAATCGTACTTATTTACATGAGTCGGCGTTAACAACTCCTGATTACCTTTTAATGATTGGTTCAAGTTTATTATTTGTAATTGCGATCGCCTTATATTTTGGCTGGGGAATTGGCAAATTTGCTTGGTTGCTCTATACCTAAAAGCGACGTTTTGCATCGCTTTTAGGCTTTAGGATCTAGGCTTTTGGCAAATCAGGAAATGCTTCGGCAACCGCAGCATAAACAATATTTCCATTCTGGATATTTACGCCCTTTGCCAAAGCGCGATCGCGCTTAATCGCGTCTAGACCAAAATCCGCTAACGCACAAGTATAAGGAAGCGTCGCATTAACCAAAGCTTGAGTCGCCGTCCAAGGTACAGCCCCTGGCATATTTGGCACACCGTAATGTAAAACTCCCTCTTCCTCATACACAGGGGAAGTGTGGGAAGTAGGATGCACCGTCTCGATACAGCCACCTTGATCCACAGCAACATCGACAATTACAGAATGCGATCGCATTTTTTGGACAAGTTCACGTTTTACCAATGTCGGTGCGCGTTTGCCAGTGATTAACACTGCACCAATGACCAGATCCGCAGACATCACTGCCTCGGAAATATTGCTGGCTGTGCTATACAGCAACTGAACCCGCGAACCAAACAGAGATTCTAATTCTCCCAGACGATTAAGATTGACATCTAAAATTGTCACCCTTGCGCCCAAACCGATCGCCATTCTCGCGGCTTCAGTACCAACTACGCCACCACCTAGCACCACCACATGTCCTGATCTCACCCCAGGAATACCGCCTAGTAACACACCACTACCACCCTGTTGCTTGGTCAAATAATGCGCTCCAAATTGCACAGATAAGCGCCCCGCGATAATGCTCATCGGCACTAGTAAAGGCAATTGACCATTATCTAATTGCACCGTTTCATAGGCGATACAAGTTGCGCCCGACTTGATTAAAGCGACCGTTAATTGGCGATCTGCGGCGAGATGGAGATAGGTAAAGAGAATTAAGTCTGGATGGAGCAAGTCATATTCACTAGGCAGAGGCTCCTTAACCTTAACCACCATTTCTTGAGCGTAAACTTCCTGTGGCGTTGCGACAATTTTTGCCCCAGCTTGGATATACTCCTGATCGCTAAAGCCAGAGCCAACTCCTGCATTTGTCTCTACAAAAACTTGATGCGATCGCGCTGTTAATGTCACCACACCCGCAGGAGTCATTCCCACCCGAAATTCACGATCTTTAATTTCGCTCGGTACGCCGATCTTCACGGTTATTGCTCCTGAAAATTTAAGACTATGTTGAAAGTGCTGCTTCGCAGCACTTTCAACATAAAATTTATTTGATTTTACTTAAAAGTATCTTTCAAAACTGTACGGGCAGCTAATTGACTTCTAGTTGAAGATAAAATTTCCGCCTCTCGCCGCAACCGACCCGCTGTATCAAGAGTTTCCAGTAATGATTGCTGTTCTAAACTTGCACCCTGAAAGTTGCTGGCGACCCAATAGGATAATTCGATTGGACCACGAGGAATCTTCGGTAACTCTATTTCTTGATCGGTGAGCTTTTGTGATAGACGGATTACGTCATTAAGCAACTCACGTACTTCTGTGGCTAATAAAAATGGTGCGTCGCTACTAGGTTCGTCTTCAATCCACTCGACTAAACCCACTCGATAGGGAGTTTCGCGCACATATTCCAACACTCGAAAGCGCTGTTGTCCCATTGTCAAAAGTTTAAAGCGATCATCAGGCAAACGATGATACTGCACGATTTGAGCAACGCAGCCGATGTTTGCAGGTTTACCTGTCTCTGAATCCCACATTACTACTCCAAACATGCGATCGCTTTCCAGCACAGTATTGATCATCATGCGATAGCGATACTCAAAAATATGAAGCGGTAGCGACTGCCCCGGAAATAGTACCAACTCAGGCAGAGGGAACAGGGGCAATTCGCGAACAGAAATCGATGATGAAGTCATTGTTGCTAAACTTGGCACTAGTTAAGACGTTCTAACTAGTTTAGCTTGAGTTCTATAGCGATCGCCATATCAGGAAATTTTCCGCGCCAATGGCGCAGAAAATTTCAAAAAAGTTATCTAGGGTTTTCTTCATCATGGACATGAAAGCGAAATCTTGCCTGCTGGACGCATGGACGCATCTGCTCGTATAGCTCTCTCACGTCGATTGGTAAGCGCTCTAATAATATTTTAGGAGCAGAGATATCACGGGTAAGCAACAGCATATTTCCAGTGCCCATAATGCGCTGATTTAGGGGTTTCTCTAACTGGATATCATCAACTTGATAAATTTCTAGAGTTTCAATATCTTTCGAGAAAACACCTCTCTCTATAACAATTCGTTGTGAAGTAATCAGATATTGCGTGTTGATTGACTGCAACCAATACCAGATTGCACCGATACCTAATGTAAAGATCGAAATCAGCAACCTTGTCACGCTACCAATAACCGCAGGATGACCTTTAAAGAGAATTCGCTCATCGGGTAGAGGTACTTTTGTCATAGAAAAAATTACTATTTTGAGTCATCTTACAGCGATTTGCACCAGTAATCAAAGAGGAGTCAACGCTAAGCGTTGACTCCTCTTTAAGATTTTTAACTGTAAAATGATCGCTAAGCGCTCGTTTTACAGTTATCTGTTTTTCTGAGCCCATACACGAATAGGCATACCCCAAACATAGATAAAGCCTTCAGCAGCCTTATGATCGAACTGATCAGCACTAGTATAAGTTGCCAAGTCCTCGTCATAAAGGGAGTTGACTGACTGACGACCAACGATAATTGCGTTACCTTTATGGAACTTGATACGGACAGTACCTGATACGCGCTCTTGGCTGCTATCGATAAAAGCATCGAGGGCAGTTTTGAGGGGACTGTACCAAAGCCCGTTATAAATCATTTTGCCATAGGTATCTTCAAGACCACGCTTGTATTGCGCCAAGTCAGAAGGCAAAGCAAGGCTTTCAAGATCGCGGTGAGCATGGATCAGTACCAACATTGCAGGAGCTTCGTAGATTTCACGAGACTTGATCCCCACTAAGCGGTTTTCCACCATGTCGATGCGTCCAACGCCATTGTTACCAGCGATCGCATTTAGAGCCGTAATCAATTCAACAGGCTCAAGAGCTTTGCCATCAATCGCAACAGGAATACCTTTCTCGAAACCAATTTCAGCGTAAGTTGGTTCGTCAGGGGTATCAGCGATTGCCTTGGTCATCGCATAAATTTCTTCTGGTGGCTCATTCCAAGCATTTTCGAGGGGACCTGCTTCGATGCTGCGACCCAGCAAGTTGCGATCGATACTGAATGGTGAAGATTTCTTCACTGGTGAAGCAATCCCAAATCTTTCACCATAGGCGATCGTCTCTTCACGACTCATGCCCCATTCACGGGCTGGAGCCAAAACTTTAATGTCAGGATTAAGTGCAGCGATCGACACATCAAACCTTACTTGGTCATTGCCTTTACCAGTGCATCCATGAGCAACGGCATCAGCACCATATTCTTCCGCCGCTTCCACCAAAATCTTGGCAATGAGGGGACGTGCTAGAGCTGTGGTTAATGGATAGCGATTTTCATAAAGCGCATTGGCTTTAATCGCTGGAAACGCATAGTCTGTGACAAATTCTTTAGTTACATCTCTAACCAGAGAGACAGATGCTCCTGAATCTAGAGCTTTTTGCTTGATGGGATCTAACTCATCGCCTTGTCCTAGGTCTGCTGCAAGGGTAATGACTTCTTCAACACCCCATTCTTGCTTGAGATAAGGAATGCAAACAGATGTATCAACGCCGCCTGAATATGCAAGTACGACTTTTTTCGCCCGACCCATGAATCTCTCCTGAACCCATTGCTAAACCTAAAAAAGTAGCCCGGGTACTACGCCTATCTCAAGCATCCCTTAGTGCTGCTGTCTTCCGACCCTGACACGATTCGGGCGTTGCGATCGCGTAGATCCGAGCCACTCATAAGATTAGCACTAAGCGGGAAAATTACATCAATAGTTAAATAAATTGTTGGGAAATCCACACATAAACAGCTAATCGCAATTAAATATAAAACCCAGAGCCAAAAAGTGTAACGCCCGCACAGCGGGCGTTACACTTTTTGGCTCTGGGTTTTTAATATTATCTTTAGAGGTACTTATCGGTTATAAAGATCGCACTGAAAAGAAAAAGCGGCGCTTTGCTCCGCTTTTTCTTTCATGTAAAGAGATTACGTTTAGATTGCTCAAGCTGCTGCCATAGCTCTTCGATTTGCAAATACGCTTCTTGAGATGAAATTTTGCCACCAGTCTCTAGACTACAAATGATGCTGACACGGTGGGAAAACTCTTGTAAATTGGCATTAAACATCAAGTTTTCTGGCGTAAATGTGCCGTAATAACGAGACTGGGGAAACAGACATTTGGTGGTTGCGGACATAATCTTCCCTCTGTAGATTACAACTGAGAGTGACTCTAGATAGTCTTAAGATCCTGAAAGGCTCCGTGGTGGCGATATGCAGAACGCAGAGCCTTCGTTAGAAACATATTTCGATGACTATGGGTATGAGTATTGGACGTAATTGGTTTTATTAACCTAATCTTAACCTAGATTTAATTTATTATGACCGCCTACTTTGTGATAAGTTCCCTAATTATTTGTGATCTAGATCTCAGTCGAGCCAGTTTTATAGCTACAGGCATTTGTCTTCATACCAAAGCACAAACTTGCTAGGTCAGTTTGTGCTTTTAAAACCCTTATTGGGTTTAGTTTTCAATTCACAAAAGTGTCGTCACACTTTTGTGAATTGGTATTAGCACAAATCGAAACTCAAGACACTATGCACTCAAACCCGAACCAATAAATTTTTGAAAGTGTTGCAAAGCAACACTTTCAAAAATTTATTGGTTCGCTTGATAGAAAACTGCTAGTGGAAATAAGAAATCGCACACACCTCATCCGAGGGGCTGTACCAATCCAGACTGGTAACGGCTATAGAATGAGAAAATGAGTAGTGAGGACATACAATCCATCAAGAGAATGCCCTAATAGGTTTAATGCGTTATGACTGTGCTTAACGTCCAAGTTTAAAAATGCTTACCGAACTTGGCGATCTCTATAATATGACAAAGAATCTTAGTCGATTAGCAAGGCAAAGTGATGCCCATCTTGACTCTAAGGCAAAATATGCTTCTATTTAAACCAGCGATCGCCCTTATGAATCGGCTGAAATACCCCCAAAAGTTTTTTCTGATCAGTTTGCTCTTTGTGTTGCCATTGGCATTGGTGATGAATCTGCTGTTGTCAGAACTTGATAGTCGCATTGAGTTTACCCAAAAGGAAATTTACGGGAATGCCTATCTGCGCCCGATCAGTCAACTATGGCAATACATTCCACAAAGACAATTAATTTTGCAGAACCAATTTTACAAGAGCCTGCAAAGCATTAACCTGACAGCTCAATCGGAAGTACTCCAATTGCAGACGAGAGAATTGGATGATCTACAAAGTCTAATTGAT is a window encoding:
- a CDS encoding NAD-dependent succinate-semialdehyde dehydrogenase, encoding MAIASINPVTGEVLKTFEPLTDQELDHKLALADRAFATYKHSSFCDRAQWMNQAADILEAKKTEFGIIMTIEMGKTLKSAIAEIEKCANLCRFYAEHASQFLADTIAQTDASRTLIRYQPMGIILAVMPWNFPFWQVFRFAVPCLMAGNVGLLKHASNVPQCALAIAEIFHAAGVPEGAFQTLLIGADRVANLVADSRVKAATLTGSEPAGQSLAAIAGHHLKKVVLELGGSDPFIVLKSADLDLAVSTAVIARVMNNGQTCIAAKRFIVEEAIADQFIAKFVEKFKALKVGDPMQPETDVGPLATPQILNELDLQVKATVDLGAKVLVGGYRLKEKGNFYAPTILTNIPLGAPPYQEEFFGPVASVFRVKNIDEAIALANSTSFGLGASFWSNDHQEIETAIEQIEAGAVFVNSMVKSDPRVPFGGIKRSGFGRELGLEGIREFVNIKTIWIK
- a CDS encoding acetolactate synthase large subunit gives rise to the protein MNTAELLVKCLENEGVEYIFGLPGEENMAVLNALENSSIKFITTRHEQGAAFMADVYGRLTGKPGVCLSTLGPGATNLMTGVADANLDCAPLIAITGQVGTDRMHTNSHQYLDLVAMFEPVTKWNAQIVRPSITPEIVRKAFKLAKSEKPGAVHIDLPENIADMEVTGQPLLIKGDRNSMYASYRSLSEAALLIAQAKNPLILVGNGAIRSQASQALTDFATRLNIPVANTFMGKGVIPYRHPLALWSIGLQQRDVINCAFDETDLVIAVGYDLIEYSPKKWNPKGTIPIIHIAELTAEVDSSYMPQVEIVGDISDSLMEIMHRCDRTGRQDPHAIALRPEILATYEQYAHDDGFPIKPQKIIYDLRQVMAAEDIVISDVGAHKMWMARHYHCDRPNTCIISNGFAAMGIAIPGAIAAKLVNPERKIVAVTGDGGFMMNMQELETATRIGTPFVTLIFNDGGFGLIEWKQQIHYGRSAFIKFGNPDFVKLAESMGLKGYRVTSAMDLIPILKEALEQDVPAVIDCPVDYRENMLFSRKVGELSCPL
- a CDS encoding energy-coupling factor transporter ATPase, which gives rise to MKAIAVLEKVSYIYPNAKDTVLKDISLTIKKGEFLGIIGATGAGKTTLCLALTGIVPQFYGGRFFGKIAIAGLDTLEHPVSELARHVGIVFEDPEIQITATSVENEIAFALENLCVPLEEILRRIPIVLKSVRLEGFEKKNPQEMSGGQKQRLAIAAALALQPDLLILDEPTSQLDPIGSQEVFATVRELKEELGVAIVMVSHAAEEMAEFCDRIALLSQGKLIAVGTPEEIYSQVDLLQHNKLRPPEVAQAFSQIQQKGINIPKIPVTLEAGIKALSELQSQIQPIEPPIFTTPIRSNKPPVLSVQNLKHTYDDGTEALKNISLDIHEGEYVLIVGQNGAGKSTLVKHFLNLLKPTSGKVLVRDRDTKDLSVSDLAQSIGYLAQNPDNQIFNTSVEKEVAFALPFLGYAPDIVKKETERSLKAMQLWEQRHAHPLSLPKGERGRIVIAALLAMNPEIIIFDEPTTGQDYQGASSILEVSRQLHRMGKTVIVITHHLYLMPDYADRAIVMGKGTILLDAPLRQAYHQTDLLESTYLTPPQSVELSQKLSEICDRDYSLITPTEFASCFSPSQI
- a CDS encoding energy-coupling factor transporter transmembrane protein EcfT, giving the protein MKLQTVKYDSLFKRLDFRSKLVVMLAVTILAFLWESPIAGGLLMLSVIASCVLAGVRLNYLGTILKVMIPFYIFLILSMGFFNVEQVKLLTHKTELTTLLSLPQTWWLVGNAKMSLEGTLYGLNIVFKTLTMILIIPLAIFTTDVNQMTVGMVRAKIPYKVVFIFSSTLRFVPLLLEEVQSIIESQRLRGLNFEKMGWLKKARVYAKVAVPLILNSLSKSQKLEIVLQSKGFSGSSNRTYLHESALTTPDYLLMIGSSLLFVIAIALYFGWGIGKFAWLLYT
- the ald gene encoding alanine dehydrogenase, which produces MKIGVPSEIKDREFRVGMTPAGVVTLTARSHQVFVETNAGVGSGFSDQEYIQAGAKIVATPQEVYAQEMVVKVKEPLPSEYDLLHPDLILFTYLHLAADRQLTVALIKSGATCIAYETVQLDNGQLPLLVPMSIIAGRLSVQFGAHYLTKQQGGSGVLLGGIPGVRSGHVVVLGGGVVGTEAARMAIGLGARVTILDVNLNRLGELESLFGSRVQLLYSTASNISEAVMSADLVIGAVLITGKRAPTLVKRELVQKMRSHSVIVDVAVDQGGCIETVHPTSHTSPVYEEEGVLHYGVPNMPGAVPWTATQALVNATLPYTCALADFGLDAIKRDRALAKGVNIQNGNIVYAAVAEAFPDLPKA
- a CDS encoding LON peptidase substrate-binding domain-containing protein — protein: MTSSSISVRELPLFPLPELVLFPGQSLPLHIFEYRYRMMINTVLESDRMFGVVMWDSETGKPANIGCVAQIVQYHRLPDDRFKLLTMGQQRFRVLEYVRETPYRVGLVEWIEDEPSSDAPFLLATEVRELLNDVIRLSQKLTDQEIELPKIPRGPIELSYWVASNFQGASLEQQSLLETLDTAGRLRREAEILSSTRSQLAARTVLKDTFK
- a CDS encoding PH domain-containing protein, translated to MTKVPLPDERILFKGHPAVIGSVTRLLISIFTLGIGAIWYWLQSINTQYLITSQRIVIERGVFSKDIETLEIYQVDDIQLEKPLNQRIMGTGNMLLLTRDISAPKILLERLPIDVRELYEQMRPCVQQARFRFHVHDEENPR
- a CDS encoding argininosuccinate synthase; amino-acid sequence: MGRAKKVVLAYSGGVDTSVCIPYLKQEWGVEEVITLAADLGQGDELDPIKQKALDSGASVSLVRDVTKEFVTDYAFPAIKANALYENRYPLTTALARPLIAKILVEAAEEYGADAVAHGCTGKGNDQVRFDVSIAALNPDIKVLAPAREWGMSREETIAYGERFGIASPVKKSSPFSIDRNLLGRSIEAGPLENAWNEPPEEIYAMTKAIADTPDEPTYAEIGFEKGIPVAIDGKALEPVELITALNAIAGNNGVGRIDMVENRLVGIKSREIYEAPAMLVLIHAHRDLESLALPSDLAQYKRGLEDTYGKMIYNGLWYSPLKTALDAFIDSSQERVSGTVRIKFHKGNAIIVGRQSVNSLYDEDLATYTSADQFDHKAAEGFIYVWGMPIRVWAQKNR